From the genome of candidate division WOR-3 bacterium, one region includes:
- a CDS encoding tetratricopeptide repeat protein, giving the protein MASKSPSPEISKLQKKYDAEPDSLIFARLADAYLSEDMTEQAIKIAEKGVEKHQDYISGLMVLGKCYEKNGEEDKALDIYIRVLEKDKENLLALQKVAKGAYKSGRYEKALDSYKRLLDLNPFDSSIQQIMIEIEDIIQKKNVRDQMRHQMETSEQHPEKAEEELIFIEEETGKTGDDLSLDLELPIEKTAQIEEIFKEEEEIQGTGLPGDSVMDQPNDEIILDLEVEMLEKELEDSIEKEVEANVRTDTPKQKDEKPQDTEDIRMGQTAVEDEALFKPEDNFEEVEEKEIKDNQEGIPLYKGEIESVTMAGIYEKQRNYEKALSIYEKLLPDHPELSEDVKRVQDLISQTQEKDVKEQNVINTETGESVSDSGDRAYEETEQEKIDQLPKEQDFFDISENEKEEVELETEKSTEDTESLIFSQVASETLEELKKIERHMAILVPEEEKGEKEDSEAEERQEFNYNQEGLEAFKKWLDQIE; this is encoded by the coding sequence ATGGCTTCGAAATCACCGAGCCCCGAAATTTCTAAACTGCAGAAAAAATACGACGCAGAACCCGATTCTCTTATCTTCGCGAGACTTGCCGATGCTTATCTATCGGAGGATATGACCGAACAGGCGATAAAAATCGCTGAAAAAGGGGTTGAAAAGCATCAGGACTATATCTCGGGTCTCATGGTTTTGGGTAAATGTTACGAAAAAAACGGCGAAGAGGATAAAGCGTTAGATATTTACATAAGGGTATTGGAAAAGGACAAAGAAAACCTGCTCGCTCTTCAAAAAGTCGCCAAGGGAGCTTATAAATCAGGTAGATACGAAAAAGCGCTTGATTCTTATAAAAGACTACTCGACTTAAATCCTTTTGATTCAAGCATACAGCAAATTATGATTGAAATAGAAGACATTATTCAAAAGAAAAACGTTCGCGATCAGATGCGACATCAGATGGAGACTTCAGAGCAACACCCTGAAAAAGCCGAAGAAGAATTGATTTTTATCGAGGAGGAGACGGGAAAAACCGGAGATGACCTGTCTCTCGATTTGGAGCTTCCTATAGAGAAAACAGCGCAGATAGAAGAAATCTTCAAAGAAGAAGAAGAAATTCAAGGGACGGGACTCCCTGGTGATTCTGTTATGGATCAACCCAACGATGAAATAATACTCGACCTTGAAGTCGAGATGCTCGAAAAAGAGCTTGAAGACAGCATTGAAAAAGAGGTGGAAGCAAACGTAAGAACAGATACACCAAAACAGAAAGACGAAAAACCTCAGGATACAGAAGATATTCGCATGGGTCAGACCGCCGTTGAGGACGAAGCTTTATTCAAGCCTGAAGATAATTTTGAAGAGGTTGAGGAGAAAGAGATAAAGGACAATCAAGAAGGGATTCCTCTCTATAAAGGTGAAATTGAAAGCGTGACAATGGCGGGTATATACGAAAAACAGCGGAATTATGAAAAGGCTCTTTCTATTTATGAAAAGCTACTTCCCGATCATCCCGAATTATCAGAAGATGTCAAAAGAGTCCAGGATTTGATCTCTCAGACTCAGGAAAAGGACGTCAAAGAGCAAAACGTTATAAATACCGAAACAGGCGAGAGTGTTTCTGACTCAGGGGATAGAGCTTACGAAGAGACAGAACAAGAAAAAATTGATCAGTTGCCGAAGGAACAAGATTTCTTTGACATAAGTGAAAACGAAAAAGAAGAAGTAGAACTGGAAACGGAAAAATCGACAGAGGACACGGAAAGCCTGATTTTCAGCCAAGTAGCTTCAGAAACTTTGGAAGAATTAAAGAAAATCGAGCGGCATATGGCTATTCTTGTACCGGAAGAAGAAAAGGGTGAAAAGGAGGATTCTGAAGCGGAGGAAAGACAAGAATTCAATTACAATCAAGAAGGATTAGAGGCTTTTAAGAAATGGTTGGATCAAATTGAATAG
- the ligA gene encoding NAD-dependent DNA ligase LigA, whose product MRLRHGNNQKVHARFYRHQFSRGRKSYNRESSEILKDVLAEIESLRDTIRKRDYEYYVLDSPTITDEAYDRLFSKLKKLEEENPEFKTPDSPTQRVGEKPSGKFNQVKHKIPMLSLDNTYTFEEIEDFDKRIKEALSSRSIQYVVEPKIDGVAVSVIYKNGVYKAGITRGDGNEGDDITANIKTIKSLPLKLISSADFPQILEIRGEVYMRTEILLKLNREREESGQELFANTRNAAAGSLKNLDPSVVSSRELDILFHTVVGDSWEKHSEAVARLHDFGLPVFFPSKVLNGVDEIIEECKSWEKKRDDLRFGVDGLVVKVDDINLRRILGQTMRSPRWAIAYKFPTERAKTKINKIVVQVGRTGFLTPVALMVPVRLKGTVISRASLYNADEIERLGVRVGDEVLIEKGGEIIPKVVEVLSHEDRSKPFKMPKNCPVCGSEVVHYEGETAYRCISPACPAQLKAKILHFVSRGAMDIEGIGEKFAEKLVEKSLVLDPADLYFLKKDDISNIERMGEKSTDNIIQSIIKSKSAPFHKVITAIGIPNVGVKTAKNLALHFSSIRDLSNVSTEKLVEIPDIGPIVSKAIVDFFKLNTTKKMIDKLELANVKLKSEGQISSGGILGDKTFVITGTLSNPREYIKEIIENSGGKVTSSLSLKTDYLLCGEYPGSKLKKAKELGVKIIGEKEFLELLKSQPS is encoded by the coding sequence TTGCGATTACGACATGGAAACAATCAGAAAGTTCATGCTCGATTTTACAGACATCAATTTTCAAGAGGTCGGAAATCTTATAATCGCGAAAGCAGTGAAATTCTGAAAGACGTCCTCGCCGAAATTGAAAGTCTTAGAGATACTATAAGGAAAAGGGATTACGAATACTACGTATTAGACAGCCCCACCATAACGGACGAGGCTTACGACAGGCTGTTTTCCAAGCTTAAAAAACTTGAAGAAGAAAACCCCGAATTCAAGACTCCTGATTCACCGACTCAGAGGGTCGGGGAAAAACCGTCCGGAAAATTTAACCAGGTCAAGCATAAAATTCCCATGCTCTCACTCGACAACACTTATACTTTCGAAGAAATTGAGGATTTCGACAAGAGAATAAAAGAGGCTTTATCCTCAAGATCGATACAATACGTAGTCGAGCCGAAAATTGACGGAGTCGCTGTTTCTGTAATTTACAAAAATGGAGTCTATAAAGCCGGAATCACGAGAGGAGACGGAAATGAAGGCGACGATATCACCGCCAACATAAAGACCATCAAATCCCTGCCTCTCAAACTGATCTCTTCTGCCGATTTCCCGCAAATCCTCGAAATTAGAGGCGAAGTCTACATGAGAACCGAAATTCTCCTAAAACTCAACAGAGAAAGAGAAGAAAGCGGACAAGAGCTTTTCGCCAACACGAGAAACGCCGCAGCGGGTTCTTTGAAAAACCTCGATCCTTCAGTCGTCTCTTCGCGCGAGCTCGACATCCTTTTTCACACTGTCGTGGGAGATAGCTGGGAAAAACATTCGGAAGCTGTCGCTAGGCTGCACGATTTCGGACTGCCAGTATTTTTCCCGTCGAAGGTTTTGAATGGAGTGGATGAAATTATTGAAGAGTGCAAATCATGGGAGAAAAAACGCGATGATCTACGTTTCGGAGTCGATGGCTTGGTTGTAAAAGTTGACGACATAAACCTCAGACGAATTCTCGGACAGACAATGCGATCCCCAAGGTGGGCTATAGCCTATAAATTTCCAACTGAAAGGGCTAAGACGAAGATCAACAAAATAGTCGTTCAAGTTGGAAGGACAGGTTTTTTGACCCCTGTGGCTCTCATGGTTCCTGTGAGATTAAAAGGGACCGTCATATCGCGCGCTTCACTATACAACGCCGACGAAATCGAGAGACTCGGAGTGAGAGTCGGAGACGAGGTTCTGATTGAAAAGGGGGGGGAAATTATCCCGAAAGTCGTGGAAGTGTTGAGCCATGAAGACAGATCAAAACCTTTTAAAATGCCCAAAAACTGTCCAGTCTGCGGAAGTGAAGTAGTCCACTACGAAGGGGAAACCGCATACAGGTGCATTTCCCCAGCCTGCCCGGCTCAGCTCAAAGCCAAAATTCTGCACTTTGTCTCAAGAGGAGCTATGGACATTGAGGGCATCGGAGAAAAATTTGCCGAAAAACTCGTTGAAAAAAGCCTTGTCCTGGATCCGGCTGACCTTTATTTCCTTAAAAAAGACGACATTTCGAATATCGAAAGGATGGGAGAAAAGTCGACGGATAACATAATTCAATCGATTATAAAGAGTAAATCTGCTCCTTTTCACAAAGTAATCACCGCAATAGGAATACCCAACGTCGGAGTGAAAACGGCGAAGAATCTCGCCTTGCATTTTTCCTCAATCAGAGATTTGTCCAATGTTTCAACTGAAAAATTGGTTGAAATTCCTGACATAGGACCTATAGTCTCAAAAGCGATTGTCGATTTTTTCAAACTCAATACAACCAAAAAAATGATCGACAAACTCGAATTAGCCAATGTGAAATTGAAATCTGAAGGACAAATTTCTTCGGGCGGCATTCTCGGAGACAAAACATTCGTAATAACCGGCACATTGTCAAACCCTCGCGAATACATTAAAGAAATCATTGAAAATTCCGGAGGTAAAGTCACATCTTCGCTGAGTCTGAAAACAGATTATCTATTATGCGGTGAATACCCGGGATCCAAACTAAAAAAAGCTAAGGAACTCGGTGTCAAAATAATCGGAGAAAAGGAATTTTTGGAACTTCTCAAAAGCCAGCCCTCGTGA
- a CDS encoding N-acetyltransferase — protein MNYCVISEDVKLGKDVKIFNFVNLYGCDIGDGTKIGAFVEIQKNAKVGKNCKISSHTFICEGVVIEDCCFIGHGVTFINDKYPKAVNDDGSLKTEDDWSCVRTYVRKGVSVGSGATILCGVTIGANSVIGAGAVVTKDVPENSVVAGVPAKLMQ, from the coding sequence ATGAATTACTGTGTGATTTCAGAAGATGTAAAACTTGGAAAAGACGTCAAAATATTCAATTTCGTCAATCTTTACGGATGTGATATTGGAGACGGAACAAAAATTGGCGCTTTCGTCGAAATACAGAAAAATGCAAAGGTGGGTAAAAACTGCAAAATATCCAGCCACACTTTTATATGTGAAGGTGTTGTAATTGAGGATTGCTGCTTCATAGGTCACGGAGTGACTTTCATCAACGACAAGTATCCGAAAGCCGTCAACGACGACGGATCGTTGAAAACCGAGGATGACTGGTCTTGTGTCCGGACATACGTACGCAAGGGTGTTTCGGTGGGCAGTGGGGCGACGATCCTGTGCGGAGTCACTATCGGCGCAAACTCCGTAATAGGAGCCGGAGCTGTAGTTACCAAAGACGTCCCCGAAAATTCCGTTGTGGCAGGCGTTCCCGCGAAACTGATGCAGTAA
- a CDS encoding adenylate/guanylate cyclase domain-containing protein — MIYSRNIRFSSSEERLSKLLSKRLEVGADKEKIDEKIWDLFGEQWAVMFTDLTGFSRKVEKFGIIHFLQTIYESERILVPIIEEFDGILIKMEGDSMLVIFRNVEKAVSCSLAMQEHLKEYNRAKTGEEKILLCVGISWGKILKIGDYDVYGSAVNKSSKLGEEVAFSGEVLVTEEVVELCREKFCFKEHSVKEISGLMSKIFILDMKWE; from the coding sequence ATGATTTATTCGAGAAACATAAGGTTTTCTTCTTCAGAAGAGAGACTTTCAAAACTGTTGTCCAAAAGGTTGGAAGTTGGCGCAGACAAGGAAAAGATTGACGAAAAAATTTGGGACCTTTTCGGTGAACAATGGGCGGTAATGTTCACCGACCTTACCGGTTTTTCGAGAAAAGTGGAGAAGTTTGGAATAATTCATTTTCTGCAGACAATTTATGAATCCGAAAGGATTCTCGTGCCTATTATTGAAGAGTTTGACGGCATTTTGATTAAAATGGAAGGTGACAGCATGCTCGTGATATTCAGAAATGTCGAAAAGGCGGTGTCATGTTCACTTGCGATGCAGGAGCATCTGAAAGAATACAACAGGGCAAAAACCGGTGAAGAAAAGATTCTTTTGTGCGTCGGGATAAGCTGGGGAAAAATACTCAAAATAGGCGATTATGACGTCTATGGATCGGCTGTCAACAAGTCAAGTAAATTAGGAGAAGAGGTTGCTTTCTCGGGAGAAGTCCTTGTAACGGAAGAAGTCGTTGAACTCTGCAGGGAGAAATTTTGTTTCAAAGAGCACTCTGTTAAAGAAATATCAGGGTTGATGTCAAAAATTTTTATTCTCGATATGAAATGGGAATGA
- a CDS encoding DUF4837 family protein has product MKKICLFPVVLGGFLFSCSGNYRPHAFGPRDIVQVVTDSTTWELCQNEVKEVLWDTRYYPSFEHVFDIEWVSPDLFWEEKTDYWRRHNILFIVTPENREEMWNLFREKIQPTTELESFQDVWASPQLIIVLKSDTSSVAGLVEENGEEIFQSFYRASSERIEYMIYAGGYQENLSLATRAQFGFDVMMPYYYVVADSQGSVEKGHLISVQHMRSGTDNAVSRYVSFFWFEDSSGEIPDAETFKLFRDNISEAFFEGDSCVVESYGEDDIGCFYSGLWQNSRKSIGGPFKSWILSEKGRIFVIDVHLFAPGNKKSFYLEELRLIAKTFKTIS; this is encoded by the coding sequence ATGAAAAAAATCTGTTTGTTTCCGGTGGTTTTGGGCGGTTTTTTATTTTCCTGCAGCGGAAACTATAGACCTCACGCTTTTGGCCCCAGAGACATTGTTCAGGTAGTCACCGACAGCACAACGTGGGAATTATGCCAAAACGAGGTCAAGGAAGTCCTCTGGGACACTCGTTACTACCCTTCTTTCGAGCATGTTTTCGACATAGAATGGGTGAGTCCCGATTTATTCTGGGAAGAGAAAACCGATTATTGGCGCAGGCACAACATTTTGTTTATTGTCACCCCGGAAAACAGAGAAGAAATGTGGAATTTGTTTCGTGAAAAAATACAGCCCACAACTGAATTGGAATCTTTTCAAGACGTGTGGGCATCGCCTCAGCTGATAATTGTTTTAAAATCCGATACTTCGAGTGTCGCCGGATTGGTCGAAGAAAACGGTGAAGAAATATTCCAATCCTTCTACAGAGCTTCTTCGGAAAGAATTGAATACATGATTTACGCTGGAGGATACCAAGAAAATCTTTCACTGGCTACGAGAGCACAATTCGGTTTTGACGTCATGATGCCCTATTATTATGTCGTTGCTGATTCTCAAGGATCTGTCGAGAAGGGGCATTTGATATCCGTTCAGCACATGCGTAGCGGCACAGACAACGCAGTAAGCCGTTATGTGTCTTTTTTCTGGTTTGAAGACTCTTCGGGCGAAATTCCTGATGCGGAAACTTTCAAGCTGTTCAGAGATAATATCTCGGAAGCTTTTTTCGAAGGCGATTCATGCGTTGTTGAAAGTTACGGAGAGGACGATATCGGCTGTTTCTATTCAGGTTTATGGCAGAACAGCCGAAAGAGCATTGGAGGTCCTTTCAAGTCTTGGATTTTATCAGAAAAGGGAAGAATATTTGTAATAGATGTACATCTTTTTGCCCCGGGGAACAAGAAATCATTTTACCTCGAGGAGTTAAGGCTTATAGCTAAAACTTTTAAAACGATATCTTAG
- a CDS encoding tetratricopeptide repeat protein, protein MEEKILAFIPDFIFRKKVRNEKKGSFRGSALFVDVSGFTCKTENLFKKADTGAEKISRILFSAFDMPLRAVYENGGFVSGFAGDAFLAIFPGDKGRSVCKTVEKMPKIFQNGPARGLTLKYGFSNGEIKWGITGNAERSFYYFSGEAVRKAFAAENPSIGNCSNSQKMLTFEDHGTQLETVQKHFFPEEIFAASLRSEIRMIVTVFVKFGEDSSHKSIDIASKVCFELSKKYWGYFNKIEYNDKGLTALVVFGAPKARENADLLSLKFCIEMISKFPEAKIGVDYGLAYAGLTGCVFRNEWTVIGDSVNTAARIMSTADKGEVLVSVNLVNFSTDIAVFDLKKTESLKGKKGPQKLFSLRELKKLSNQRYHTPFTGRKKDISELSKSLETVLGKDGKNPIFITGEVGIGKTRLVEEFLKSLDAGYDVTRLKCDGTVSEPWNPFKPWLKEFMGITDDKRKSLIKDIQNKLQGNFLDLNPYSSFIASMCGYKISNSLYEQTDEAGRLQIQIYCLTRLIEEKSSGKKAVVVVDDFQFIDELSRKFIEKIIRAKKDMKIGIILVSRKVDWVKDLICKNKYAEIDLKSLNKKIIETIIGHYGLYGKSEIAKTLIQKSQGNPFFAEQLAISLKENVKEKEIPQTKLPRTIYGVLTSRIDSLENYTKETVKTASVLGYAFFKRILEKLDGLKSQDLDQYLIEAIDKNVFVEKGGNYLSFSHNLLQEAAYNLLMPSERKELHRKALAAMEANRETETARIYEQAKRCGLTDKWLYWAKVHAENLVEKYALEEAKKIFSEIAVFHRKKSNEEQYSHTTLQLSKILEMKGEKSHALKALKNALASAKKVKNSELVSIILVNKAGVELAMGDILKAEKTLKRSAGIINKKSSTETFLDMENLQGLILRNQNKLNEALEKYEEALEIATKNSLALGQIKILMNMSAVFNLVGDYENSEKCLIKCENIKEFRKNKRLQAGVYNNLGINYLNRGLVKKSLSSFKKSYGIKKKIGDLSGQASSLHNMGSIQMKIGEKEKAEALLSESIDLYRKTEAKLGLMRTLTTMGALFESDLEKALSFYKEALSIALASNSAEETVILFNIGEAYRVKGGKAEAIASFKKSLKSSEKHRDERLKKTIISSIEQLKNEKKSNTFR, encoded by the coding sequence ATGGAAGAAAAAATACTCGCATTTATACCGGATTTTATTTTTAGAAAAAAGGTTCGGAATGAAAAAAAAGGATCATTCAGGGGTTCGGCTCTTTTCGTAGATGTTTCCGGATTCACTTGTAAAACTGAAAACCTTTTCAAGAAGGCCGACACCGGAGCAGAAAAAATTTCCCGTATATTATTCTCGGCTTTCGACATGCCCCTGAGAGCTGTGTATGAAAACGGCGGGTTTGTATCAGGATTCGCGGGAGATGCTTTTCTCGCAATATTTCCGGGGGACAAAGGAAGGTCTGTTTGTAAAACTGTTGAGAAAATGCCTAAGATATTTCAAAACGGTCCGGCCAGAGGGCTCACTCTCAAATACGGTTTTTCTAACGGTGAAATAAAATGGGGGATAACAGGAAACGCTGAAAGATCATTTTATTATTTTTCCGGTGAAGCGGTGAGAAAAGCTTTTGCCGCCGAAAATCCCTCCATCGGAAATTGCTCAAATTCGCAAAAGATGTTGACTTTTGAAGATCATGGAACACAACTTGAAACAGTTCAAAAACATTTTTTCCCCGAGGAAATATTCGCTGCTTCTCTCAGATCCGAAATCAGGATGATTGTGACGGTTTTTGTGAAGTTTGGAGAAGACTCTTCACACAAGTCAATCGACATAGCTTCAAAAGTCTGTTTTGAACTATCAAAAAAATATTGGGGCTATTTCAACAAAATTGAGTACAACGACAAAGGTCTTACTGCCCTTGTTGTTTTCGGCGCTCCAAAAGCCCGTGAGAACGCCGACCTGCTTTCCCTAAAATTTTGCATCGAGATGATATCGAAATTTCCTGAAGCCAAAATCGGAGTCGATTACGGGCTCGCTTACGCTGGTTTGACAGGCTGTGTTTTCAGGAACGAATGGACGGTGATTGGAGACTCTGTCAATACAGCCGCTCGAATAATGTCAACCGCGGACAAGGGAGAAGTTCTTGTGTCTGTTAATTTAGTTAATTTCTCAACTGACATAGCTGTTTTTGACTTGAAGAAAACTGAGTCACTGAAGGGGAAAAAAGGACCTCAAAAGTTGTTTTCACTAAGAGAATTGAAAAAGCTCTCGAACCAAAGGTACCACACTCCGTTTACCGGAAGAAAAAAAGACATATCCGAGCTTTCAAAATCACTGGAAACGGTTTTGGGAAAAGACGGGAAAAATCCGATTTTCATTACCGGAGAAGTAGGTATCGGAAAGACAAGACTCGTAGAAGAATTTTTGAAAAGCCTTGATGCTGGATATGATGTCACGAGACTTAAATGCGATGGCACTGTTAGCGAACCCTGGAATCCTTTTAAACCTTGGCTTAAAGAGTTCATGGGGATCACCGATGATAAAAGAAAGAGCTTAATCAAAGACATACAAAACAAGCTTCAGGGAAATTTTTTAGATTTGAATCCTTATTCGAGCTTCATAGCTTCGATGTGCGGATATAAAATTTCCAACAGCTTATACGAACAGACCGATGAAGCTGGGAGGCTTCAGATACAGATCTATTGCCTTACAAGATTGATAGAAGAAAAATCTTCCGGTAAAAAAGCCGTAGTGGTTGTCGATGATTTTCAGTTTATAGACGAATTGTCGAGAAAATTCATCGAGAAAATCATCCGCGCTAAAAAAGACATGAAAATCGGCATAATTCTCGTTTCGAGAAAAGTTGATTGGGTCAAGGACTTGATATGCAAAAACAAATACGCGGAGATAGACCTAAAATCGCTTAATAAAAAAATTATTGAGACGATAATCGGGCACTATGGCTTGTATGGAAAATCCGAGATTGCAAAAACGTTAATACAAAAATCCCAGGGCAATCCTTTTTTCGCGGAACAGCTTGCAATTTCATTGAAAGAAAACGTAAAAGAGAAGGAAATCCCACAGACAAAACTCCCGAGGACCATCTACGGCGTTTTGACTTCGCGAATAGACTCTCTCGAGAATTACACGAAAGAAACAGTAAAAACAGCATCTGTCCTGGGGTATGCTTTTTTTAAAAGAATACTCGAAAAACTCGATGGGTTGAAAAGTCAGGATTTAGATCAATATTTGATTGAAGCTATTGATAAAAATGTCTTCGTTGAAAAAGGTGGCAACTACCTGTCTTTTTCACATAATCTGCTTCAAGAAGCTGCTTACAACCTCTTGATGCCATCAGAACGCAAAGAGCTTCACAGGAAAGCTCTTGCCGCAATGGAAGCGAACCGTGAAACGGAAACGGCGAGAATATACGAGCAGGCTAAAAGGTGCGGTTTGACGGATAAATGGCTTTATTGGGCTAAAGTGCACGCTGAAAACCTCGTCGAGAAATACGCCCTTGAGGAGGCAAAAAAGATTTTTTCGGAGATCGCGGTGTTTCACAGAAAAAAATCGAACGAAGAGCAGTACTCCCATACGACTCTTCAATTATCCAAGATACTCGAAATGAAAGGTGAAAAATCGCATGCTTTGAAAGCTCTTAAAAATGCACTTGCCTCAGCCAAAAAGGTCAAAAATTCGGAACTGGTTTCAATAATTCTCGTCAACAAGGCTGGAGTGGAATTGGCTATGGGCGATATCTTGAAAGCGGAGAAAACTCTAAAGAGGAGCGCAGGTATCATAAACAAAAAATCCTCGACAGAAACTTTTCTCGACATGGAAAACCTTCAAGGCCTGATTCTCAGAAATCAAAACAAATTAAATGAAGCTCTCGAAAAATACGAAGAAGCCCTTGAAATAGCGACAAAAAATTCATTGGCTTTGGGGCAGATTAAAATATTGATGAACATGTCCGCAGTCTTCAATCTAGTTGGGGATTATGAAAATTCCGAAAAATGTTTGATCAAATGCGAAAATATCAAAGAATTCAGGAAAAACAAAAGACTTCAAGCCGGTGTTTACAACAATCTCGGAATAAACTACCTCAACAGAGGTCTTGTAAAAAAATCTCTGTCTTCTTTCAAAAAATCCTATGGCATAAAAAAGAAAATAGGAGACCTTTCGGGTCAAGCTTCCTCGCTTCACAACATGGGGTCTATACAGATGAAGATAGGAGAAAAGGAGAAAGCAGAGGCTTTGCTCTCTGAATCGATAGACCTTTACAGGAAAACCGAAGCAAAGTTAGGTCTAATGCGGACACTTACGACCATGGGGGCTCTTTTTGAAAGCGATTTGGAGAAAGCGCTTTCTTTTTACAAAGAAGCTCTGTCTATCGCTTTGGCTTCGAATTCAGCTGAAGAAACAGTTATTCTATTCAACATCGGCGAAGCTTACAGGGTTAAAGGTGGGAAAGCCGAAGCTATTGCAAGTTTTAAAAAATCACTTAAATCCTCAGAGAAGCATAGGGATGAGAGGTTGAAAAAAACGATAATCAGCAGTATTGAACAACTGAAAAATGAAAAAAAGAGTAATACTTTTCGGTAA
- a CDS encoding T9SS type A sorting domain-containing protein: MLHNNDIPNMTNAGKLAVHTSIACMTGAYHEGSCAAVSLLNKQGGGGIISDFNTSYGWEGILPAMGPSEYMNVWFAEAVFDSSINQIGPAFYASKNKLIPFWDINYYGGYDRNLYTLLDRTYFGDPSLCFVGTTSEVEEDLPVALVGTDVIQISLQKNWAHVQSSGFSQLKIFDVSGRMLRSSYFSDSFTVDMTSQPSGVYVFAVVSSSGTRVERLVYVK; the protein is encoded by the coding sequence ATGCTCCACAACAATGATATACCGAACATGACAAACGCGGGTAAACTCGCGGTTCATACTTCAATTGCCTGCATGACCGGAGCTTATCATGAAGGCAGCTGCGCGGCAGTATCACTGCTCAACAAACAGGGGGGAGGGGGAATAATAAGCGATTTTAACACGAGCTACGGTTGGGAAGGTATTCTTCCGGCCATGGGACCGAGCGAGTATATGAATGTCTGGTTTGCAGAAGCTGTTTTCGACAGCTCAATAAACCAAATAGGCCCTGCTTTCTATGCTTCAAAAAATAAGCTGATACCTTTTTGGGATATAAATTATTACGGGGGTTACGACAGAAATCTTTATACTCTTCTCGACCGCACTTACTTCGGAGACCCTTCGCTTTGTTTTGTCGGGACGACGTCTGAAGTCGAAGAAGATTTACCGGTAGCGCTTGTCGGAACGGACGTAATTCAAATAAGCCTTCAAAAAAATTGGGCGCACGTACAATCCTCTGGTTTTTCCCAACTGAAAATATTCGATGTCTCCGGCAGAATGTTGCGCTCGTCGTATTTTTCAGATAGTTTTACCGTTGATATGACATCTCAACCTTCAGGGGTTTATGTTTTTGCGGTTGTTTCATCCTCAGGCACCCGCGTTGAAAGACTGGTTTACGTAAAATGA